From a single Stackebrandtia endophytica genomic region:
- a CDS encoding DUF5130 family protein, which translates to MLDGPFNIRQLLRIDEALAAADERTGLTFSVYVGSLHEPTVGAARGLHDRLADPANSILIAVSPQQRKLEIVTGENVVRRIPDRNAALAALSMTASFGGGDLTRGVVEGLRMLADQAAP; encoded by the coding sequence GTGTTGGACGGCCCGTTCAACATTCGGCAACTGCTTCGCATCGACGAGGCCCTCGCGGCCGCCGACGAGCGCACCGGCTTGACGTTCAGCGTTTACGTCGGTTCCCTCCACGAGCCCACCGTCGGCGCGGCTCGCGGACTGCACGACCGGCTCGCCGACCCCGCCAACAGCATCCTGATCGCGGTATCGCCGCAGCAGCGCAAGCTGGAGATCGTCACCGGCGAGAACGTCGTGCGTCGCATCCCCGACCGCAACGCGGCGCTGGCGGCGCTGTCCATGACCGCCTCGTTCGGCGGCGGTGACCTGACTCGCGGTGTGGTCGAGGGCCTGCGCATGCTGGCCGACCAGGCCGCGCCATAG
- the dusB gene encoding tRNA dihydrouridine synthase DusB: MLGKYPVDPPVVLAPMAGITNVAYRRLCAEQGGGIYTCEMVMTRALIERNPKTTRMIQFHESERPRSLQLYGVDPVTVRKAVEMVVDEDLADHIDMNFGCSVPKVTRKGGGSALPYKRRLFGQIVAAAVEAAAPSGIPVTVKMRTGIDDDHLTFIDAGLAAQDAGATWVALHARTGAQRYSGEADWEAIARLKDALSVPVLGNGDIWEADDALRMVDQTGCDGVVVGRGCLGRPWLFADLEAAFRRRSGGRSDSHGADLEAGAIGADDRVMPSLREVAHIMRRHARLLVDWYTDAGDPVPEGRSLRPEKRRNITAEEHGCADFRKHIAWYLKGFSIGGEQRKALAMVSSLNELDDRLDALDLDQQFPREVLGKPRGRTNSPAKVHLPEGWLDDPEDDTVPAGADVEHSGG, from the coding sequence ATGCTGGGGAAGTACCCCGTCGACCCTCCCGTGGTGCTGGCTCCCATGGCCGGCATCACCAACGTCGCCTACCGGCGGTTGTGCGCCGAACAGGGCGGCGGGATCTACACCTGCGAGATGGTGATGACCCGCGCGCTCATCGAGCGCAATCCGAAGACCACCCGGATGATCCAGTTTCACGAGAGTGAGCGCCCCCGCAGTCTCCAGTTGTACGGCGTGGACCCGGTGACGGTGCGCAAGGCCGTGGAGATGGTCGTCGACGAGGATCTGGCCGATCACATCGACATGAACTTCGGTTGCAGCGTCCCCAAGGTCACCAGGAAGGGCGGCGGTTCCGCTCTGCCGTACAAGCGACGGCTGTTCGGGCAGATCGTGGCGGCCGCGGTCGAGGCGGCGGCCCCGTCCGGTATCCCGGTGACGGTCAAGATGCGAACCGGCATCGATGACGATCACCTCACCTTCATCGACGCGGGCCTGGCCGCTCAGGACGCCGGAGCCACCTGGGTCGCGTTGCACGCCCGCACCGGCGCGCAGCGGTACTCGGGTGAGGCGGACTGGGAGGCGATCGCCCGGCTGAAGGACGCCCTGTCGGTCCCGGTCCTCGGCAACGGTGACATCTGGGAGGCCGACGACGCGTTGCGCATGGTCGACCAGACCGGGTGCGACGGAGTGGTGGTCGGGCGTGGTTGTCTGGGAAGACCGTGGCTCTTCGCCGATCTCGAAGCCGCCTTCAGGCGGAGGAGTGGTGGGCGAAGCGACTCGCACGGTGCCGACCTCGAAGCCGGCGCTATCGGCGCCGATGACCGGGTCATGCCGTCGTTGCGGGAGGTCGCGCACATCATGCGGCGCCACGCTCGGTTGCTCGTCGACTGGTACACCGACGCCGGCGATCCGGTACCCGAGGGGCGGAGTCTGCGGCCGGAGAAGCGCCGCAACATCACCGCGGAGGAACACGGTTGCGCCGACTTCCGCAAACACATCGCCTGGTACCTCAAGGGTTTCAGCATCGGTGGCGAGCAGCGTAAGGCCCTGGCGATGGTGTCCTCGTTGAACGAGTTGGACGATCGACTGGACGCATTGGACCTCGACCAGCAGTTCCCGCGTGAAGTCCTGGGAAAGCCACGAGGCCGCACGAACTCGCCGGCGAAGGTGCACTTGCCGGAGGGTTGGTTGGACGATCCCGAAGACGACACCGTCCCCGCCGGAGCCGATGTGGAGCATTCCGGCGGCTGA
- a CDS encoding SUKH-4 family immunity protein, with the protein MRDEEIFEQLSQHSAVPYPGTWLAAPFEDRHVGDRVFAVVATDPGLSTIGVDRASGEPWLLPENDEPSLINSSLEALVACSQVYARAAEEAARREAAGFSDDDDDAGVDDDAAEDPEEDGEDDFDAGDEFTDTLIARFATIDEPAVSDENAFWPVAAEELGYTLPC; encoded by the coding sequence ATGCGTGACGAGGAGATCTTCGAGCAGCTGAGCCAACACTCTGCCGTCCCCTACCCGGGCACCTGGCTGGCCGCGCCATTCGAGGACCGTCACGTAGGCGATCGAGTATTCGCGGTCGTGGCCACCGATCCGGGCCTCAGCACCATCGGAGTCGACCGGGCATCCGGCGAGCCGTGGCTGTTGCCCGAGAACGACGAGCCAAGCCTCATCAACTCCAGCCTCGAGGCGCTCGTCGCCTGCTCACAGGTCTACGCCAGAGCTGCCGAGGAGGCGGCCCGACGAGAAGCCGCCGGTTTCAGCGACGACGACGATGACGCGGGTGTCGATGATGACGCGGCCGAGGATCCCGAAGAGGATGGTGAAGACGATTTCGATGCCGGCGACGAGTTCACCGACACTTTGATCGCCCGGTTCGCCACCATAGACGAGCCCGCTGTGTCTGACGAGAACGCCTTCTGGCCAGTGGCAGCCGAAGAACTCGGCTACACCCTTCCCTGCTGA
- the kynU gene encoding kynureninase gives MSAHQSVAAALDAADPLSTFADRFSPGPDGVIYLDGNSLGRPPKAVQAAVRDLMEREWPTDLIQGWDRWIDLPTAAGDLLGEAVLGARPGEVLVCDSTSVNLYKLAAAALDAAPAGRRVLITDNDNFPTDRYILEGIAHSAGARFQLIDTDIDEGVDPGVIADAIGDDTALVCLSHVAYRSGALADMRAVTEIVHAAGGLVLWDLCHSAGSVDIDLTGDGVDLAVGCTYKYLNAGPGAPAFLYVRRELQQRLRQPIWGWFSQADQFAMGQEYRPHDGINRFAVGTPSIPGVVAVKAAVELVAEAGIAAIRAKSLQMVAHAHALCEEQLAPLGFRVATPTDPQRRGGHLTLHHERAWQISQAMRKANVIPDYRAPDRIRLGFAPLYNSFSDIDEAVERIATIVRTEAHLSFSAQPSRVT, from the coding sequence ATGTCAGCTCATCAGTCTGTAGCCGCGGCCCTCGACGCCGCCGACCCGCTGTCGACCTTCGCCGACAGGTTCAGCCCCGGGCCCGACGGCGTGATCTATCTGGACGGGAACTCACTCGGTCGCCCGCCCAAGGCGGTGCAGGCGGCGGTTCGCGACCTGATGGAGCGGGAATGGCCCACCGACCTCATCCAGGGTTGGGACCGCTGGATCGACCTGCCGACCGCCGCCGGAGACCTGTTGGGCGAAGCGGTGCTGGGCGCCCGGCCCGGCGAAGTCCTGGTGTGTGACTCCACCAGCGTCAACCTCTACAAGTTGGCCGCGGCGGCACTCGACGCCGCGCCCGCCGGGCGGCGCGTGTTGATTACCGACAACGACAACTTCCCCACCGACCGGTACATCCTGGAGGGGATCGCCCACTCCGCCGGGGCACGGTTCCAACTGATCGACACCGACATCGACGAGGGGGTCGACCCCGGGGTGATCGCCGACGCGATCGGCGACGACACCGCGTTGGTCTGCCTGTCTCACGTCGCCTACCGGTCGGGAGCGTTGGCCGACATGCGCGCCGTCACCGAGATCGTGCACGCCGCAGGTGGTCTGGTGCTGTGGGATCTGTGCCATTCGGCCGGTTCGGTGGACATCGACCTGACCGGTGACGGTGTGGATCTGGCGGTGGGGTGTACCTACAAGTACCTCAACGCGGGGCCGGGCGCTCCGGCGTTCCTCTACGTCCGGCGGGAGCTTCAGCAGCGACTGCGGCAACCGATCTGGGGATGGTTCTCACAGGCCGACCAGTTCGCGATGGGGCAGGAGTATCGGCCACACGACGGGATCAACCGGTTCGCGGTCGGGACCCCGTCGATTCCCGGTGTCGTGGCGGTCAAGGCGGCGGTGGAGTTGGTGGCCGAGGCCGGTATCGCCGCGATCCGGGCGAAGTCGTTGCAGATGGTCGCGCACGCACATGCGTTGTGTGAGGAACAGTTGGCGCCGTTGGGTTTCCGGGTGGCGACACCGACCGACCCGCAGCGGCGCGGCGGCCACCTGACGCTGCACCACGAGCGGGCGTGGCAGATCAGTCAGGCGATGCGCAAGGCGAACGTGATCCCCGACTACCGGGCACCCGATCGGATCCGGCTGGGGTTCGCGCCGCTGTACAACAGCTTCTCCGACATCGACGAGGCCGTCGAGCGCATCGCCACGATCGTTCGCACCGAGGCACATCTGTCCTTTTCGGCGCAACCGAGTCGGGTCACCTGA
- a CDS encoding isoprenyl transferase, translated as MSRYRAPSPHPSGARPPKIPKDLVPEHVAIVMDGNGRWAKERGKPRTYGHTQGESSLFDVIEGAIELGIKTVSAYAFSTENWRRSPEEVRWLMGFNRDVIHRRRDELSAMGVRIRWAGREPKLWRSVLKELKVAEEMSKNNDAITLQFCVNYGGRAEIADAAAAIARDAQAGRLNPDRVTEKTFAKYLYNPGLPDVDLFLRCSGEQRTSNFMAWQATYAEMVFMDVLWPDFDRRHLWHACEVYASRDRRYGGAIPNPVPIT; from the coding sequence TTGAGCCGCTATCGCGCACCATCACCTCACCCGTCCGGCGCCCGTCCCCCGAAGATCCCGAAGGATCTCGTTCCCGAACACGTCGCCATCGTCATGGACGGCAACGGCCGGTGGGCGAAGGAACGGGGGAAGCCGCGAACCTACGGACACACACAGGGCGAGTCCTCCCTGTTCGACGTGATCGAGGGCGCCATCGAACTGGGCATCAAGACCGTGTCGGCCTACGCGTTCTCCACCGAGAACTGGCGCCGGTCTCCCGAAGAGGTGCGGTGGCTCATGGGTTTCAACCGGGACGTCATTCACCGCCGCCGCGATGAGTTGTCCGCCATGGGGGTGCGGATCCGGTGGGCGGGCCGCGAGCCCAAGTTGTGGCGCAGCGTGTTGAAGGAACTGAAGGTCGCCGAGGAGATGTCGAAGAACAACGACGCCATCACCCTTCAGTTCTGCGTGAACTACGGTGGCCGCGCCGAGATCGCCGATGCGGCGGCGGCGATCGCCAGGGATGCTCAGGCCGGCCGTCTCAACCCGGACCGCGTCACGGAGAAGACCTTCGCCAAGTACCTGTACAACCCGGGACTTCCCGACGTGGACCTGTTCCTGCGGTGCTCGGGTGAGCAACGCACCTCGAACTTCATGGCCTGGCAGGCCACCTACGCCGAAATGGTGTTCATGGACGTGCTGTGGCCGGACTTCGACCGGCGTCACCTATGGCACGCGTGTGAGGTCTATGCATCGCGTGATCGCCGGTACGGTGGCGCGATTCCGAACCCGGTTCCGATTACCTGA
- a CDS encoding Crp/Fnr family transcriptional regulator — protein MSQSTDSEPPPLFTPEEREIVKDLGSVIRFQPGSLIVKEGEDSDFVVLLHEGHVVIEKGQPNQITVGIRGPGELVGEMASLIKEPRTAGIRSIGEVEAQLIPASDWRAFLHQHPRALYAHAQQLAQKLKKSTQIGEDSLLTSEQKLIKILVKLADSGLGTEDKGGHMTFKNLSQKALAKMANISRESAVQVLRRLKADKIVDTGRQRLTILDLAALRGLADDVNTVAKQ, from the coding sequence GTGAGCCAGTCCACAGATTCGGAACCACCACCGCTGTTCACTCCGGAAGAACGAGAAATCGTCAAAGATCTCGGGTCGGTCATCCGGTTTCAACCTGGAAGCCTGATCGTCAAGGAAGGCGAGGACAGTGACTTCGTCGTCCTGTTGCACGAGGGACACGTGGTCATCGAGAAGGGACAACCGAACCAGATCACCGTCGGAATCCGCGGGCCCGGGGAGCTCGTCGGAGAGATGGCATCGCTGATCAAAGAGCCACGCACGGCCGGTATTCGCTCCATCGGGGAGGTGGAGGCCCAACTGATACCGGCCAGCGACTGGCGCGCGTTTCTGCACCAACATCCGCGCGCGCTGTACGCGCACGCGCAACAGCTTGCGCAGAAGCTCAAAAAATCGACCCAAATCGGTGAGGACTCGCTGCTCACCAGCGAACAAAAGCTGATCAAGATCTTGGTGAAGCTGGCCGACAGCGGCCTCGGCACCGAGGACAAGGGGGGACACATGACATTCAAGAACCTGAGCCAGAAGGCCCTGGCCAAAATGGCGAACATCTCGCGGGAATCGGCAGTACAGGTGCTACGGCGCCTGAAGGCGGACAAGATCGTGGATACCGGGCGACAGCGCCTGACCATCCTTGACCTCGCCGCACTGCGCGGATTGGCTGATGACGTCAACACGGTGGCCAAGCAATGA
- a CDS encoding cytidine deaminase, giving the protein MNLDPEDDKLVTLARAAAGRIGAPRGAAVRDEDGRTYAAASIRLPHLRLSALQLAVAQAAAAGAETLEAAAVVALDGEVTDVVDADGLAAVRDLAKSAPVYSVTGDDISQVAG; this is encoded by the coding sequence ATGAATCTGGACCCCGAAGACGACAAGCTGGTGACCCTGGCCAGGGCCGCCGCCGGACGGATCGGTGCGCCACGAGGCGCCGCCGTTCGCGACGAGGACGGTCGCACCTACGCCGCCGCCTCGATACGACTTCCTCACCTGCGGCTGTCGGCACTTCAGTTGGCGGTGGCCCAAGCCGCCGCCGCCGGTGCCGAAACCCTGGAGGCGGCCGCCGTGGTCGCCCTGGACGGCGAGGTCACCGACGTGGTCGACGCCGACGGATTGGCGGCGGTGCGTGACCTGGCCAAGTCGGCCCCCGTATACAGCGTGACCGGCGACGACATTTCGCAGGTGGCGGGATGA
- a CDS encoding DUF4241 domain-containing protein yields MAYHPDLLRLLNPGSRYTEPDTGLQFVIERHRMSDVVLPTGQVTACDPLAAGGDAPPLPVEVPPGRYPLHAWVASHLDGGQEIDRRVAALQLTTRDVPVARWELAADPEQIAELGDSGYLGFSVDAGCATLSDPVALRALDQWDYDRVEDTFIPVRFPERPVPGAIEAVTDPTSGANVIVVSSGWGDGVYPTFVCYGPSGEFCGYVIDFLVTPVED; encoded by the coding sequence GTGGCCTATCACCCCGATCTCCTGAGGCTGCTCAATCCCGGCAGTCGTTACACCGAACCCGATACCGGCCTTCAGTTCGTGATCGAACGCCACCGGATGTCCGACGTCGTGTTGCCGACCGGGCAGGTCACCGCATGCGACCCGTTGGCCGCCGGCGGCGATGCCCCACCGTTGCCCGTCGAAGTTCCGCCGGGACGCTATCCGTTGCACGCCTGGGTCGCCTCGCACCTCGACGGTGGCCAGGAGATCGACCGCCGCGTCGCCGCACTTCAGCTCACCACCCGGGACGTGCCCGTCGCACGGTGGGAACTGGCCGCCGACCCCGAACAAATCGCCGAACTCGGCGACAGCGGTTACCTGGGATTCAGCGTCGATGCCGGGTGCGCTACCTTGTCGGACCCGGTGGCGTTGCGGGCCCTCGACCAGTGGGATTACGACCGTGTCGAGGACACCTTCATCCCGGTCCGGTTCCCGGAACGACCGGTGCCGGGCGCGATCGAGGCCGTCACCGACCCGACCAGCGGCGCCAACGTCATCGTCGTCAGTTCCGGTTGGGGAGACGGGGTCTACCCCACTTTCGTCTGTTATGGACCTTCCGGGGAATTCTGCGGCTACGTGATCGATTTCCTGGTCACACCGGTGGAGGACTGA
- the ybeY gene encoding rRNA maturation RNase YbeY: protein MSIEISNESGVEVDTDAICQVARHALSEMGVHPLADLSILVVDESYMAELNHRWMGSKGPTDVLSFPMDELSVGRGPSTDEEPVAETMLGDIVLCPVVAAKQAATAGHSTADELHLLTVHGVLHILGYDHAEPDEAKQMFGLQKSLLDSWRRERTP, encoded by the coding sequence GTGTCCATAGAGATATCGAACGAATCCGGGGTCGAGGTCGACACCGACGCGATCTGCCAGGTGGCCAGGCACGCCCTCAGTGAGATGGGCGTGCATCCCCTGGCCGATCTGTCGATCCTCGTCGTCGACGAGTCCTACATGGCCGAACTCAACCACCGCTGGATGGGTTCGAAGGGTCCCACCGACGTGCTGTCGTTCCCGATGGACGAACTGTCGGTCGGTCGTGGTCCGTCCACTGACGAGGAACCGGTCGCCGAGACGATGCTCGGCGACATCGTGCTCTGCCCGGTCGTGGCCGCCAAACAGGCCGCCACCGCCGGTCACTCCACCGCCGACGAGCTGCACCTGCTGACCGTCCACGGTGTACTGCACATCCTCGGATACGACCACGCCGAACCCGACGAGGCCAAACAGATGTTCGGTCTCCAGAAGTCACTTCTGGATAGTTGGCGGCGAGAACGGACTCCCTGA
- a CDS encoding hemolysin family protein, which yields MSSQSLLGIAAALVVLAGLVAMTDAALSRISPARAAELVKDQTRGAGSLQTVLADLPRYVNLLILLRLAFELTATTLVAITAFGAWGDGWPTWLATAGTMTLVSFVVIGVGPRTLGRQHAYPVALATAGVVRTLGAALSPLSRLLIVIGNAVTPGRGFREGPFATQTELRELVDIAEQRGEVEHGEREMIHSVFALGDTSAREVMVPRTEMVWIEANKETGQALALALRSGFSRIPVIGDDVDDVQGVVYLKDLVRRTRNGDSLRVSQVMREATFVPESKPVDDLLRDMQAARIHIAIVVDEYGGTAGLVTIEDILEEIVGEITDEYDVERPIVEPLPDGSLRVTARLSVEDLAELCEVEITNGDVETVAGLLAQALGKVPIPGATAVVHGLELTAEGTAGRRNRIDTVLVRRLPPVVSTEDTDTAKEA from the coding sequence ATGTCCTCCCAATCCCTGCTCGGCATAGCCGCCGCGTTGGTGGTGCTGGCGGGGCTGGTCGCGATGACCGACGCCGCGCTGTCGCGTATCTCTCCGGCGCGAGCCGCCGAACTGGTCAAAGATCAGACCCGTGGCGCGGGTTCGCTGCAAACCGTGCTGGCCGACCTGCCCCGTTACGTCAACCTGTTGATCCTGTTGCGACTGGCCTTCGAGCTGACCGCGACCACCCTGGTCGCCATCACCGCGTTCGGCGCATGGGGCGACGGTTGGCCGACCTGGCTGGCGACGGCCGGCACGATGACGCTGGTCAGTTTCGTCGTCATCGGTGTCGGGCCCCGAACTCTCGGCCGCCAACACGCCTACCCGGTCGCGCTGGCGACCGCTGGAGTCGTTCGGACGTTGGGGGCGGCCCTGTCTCCGTTGAGCCGACTGTTGATCGTGATCGGTAACGCCGTCACGCCCGGTCGTGGTTTCCGGGAGGGCCCGTTCGCCACCCAGACGGAACTGCGCGAGCTGGTCGACATCGCCGAACAACGTGGCGAAGTCGAACACGGTGAACGCGAGATGATCCACTCGGTGTTCGCGTTGGGTGACACCAGCGCCCGCGAAGTCATGGTGCCTCGCACCGAGATGGTGTGGATCGAGGCCAATAAGGAAACCGGCCAGGCCTTGGCGCTGGCGTTGCGATCGGGTTTCTCCCGGATACCGGTCATCGGCGACGACGTCGACGATGTTCAAGGCGTGGTGTACCTCAAGGATCTGGTTCGTCGCACCCGCAACGGCGACAGCCTGCGGGTGTCACAGGTCATGCGTGAGGCCACGTTCGTGCCGGAGTCGAAACCGGTCGACGATCTGTTGCGCGACATGCAGGCGGCCCGCATCCACATCGCCATCGTCGTCGACGAGTACGGCGGGACGGCGGGACTGGTCACGATCGAGGACATCCTGGAGGAGATCGTCGGCGAGATCACCGACGAATACGACGTGGAACGCCCGATCGTCGAGCCGCTGCCCGACGGGTCACTACGGGTCACGGCACGTCTGTCGGTGGAGGACCTGGCCGAACTGTGCGAGGTCGAGATCACCAACGGCGACGTCGAGACCGTCGCCGGTCTGCTGGCTCAGGCGTTGGGCAAAGTGCCCATCCCGGGGGCCACCGCGGTGGTTCACGGGCTGGAATTGACCGCCGAAGGCACCGCCGGGCGCCGCAATCGAATCGACACGGTCCTGGTTCGCCGACTCCCGCCGGTGGTCTCGACCGAGGACACCGACACCGCGAAGGAAGCGTAA
- the recO gene encoding DNA repair protein RecO: MAGIQRKFFRDDALVLRTYKLGEADHIVSLLGRRSGRMRAVAKGVRRTSSKFGARLSPFGHVDLQLIEGRNLHTVTQVVGIDLYGKRIAEDYQRYTAACAISETAERLTPEEHEPSLRIFQLTLGALRALADGEYPPPLVLDAYLLRAMSAAGWAPALTECAICGRDGQHRAFSVSAGGCVCRNCRPAGSTHPAPETFSLLKALVSGDWKSATASAQQVRNEASGLVSAHLQWHLERSVRSLSYVQRTELRSTEPSLTQRRSAVPNESLENR; this comes from the coding sequence GTGGCGGGTATACAGCGGAAGTTCTTTCGGGATGACGCGCTGGTGCTGCGGACCTACAAGCTGGGCGAAGCCGATCACATCGTCTCCCTACTGGGGCGACGATCAGGGCGGATGCGTGCGGTGGCCAAAGGGGTTCGACGGACCAGCTCGAAGTTCGGCGCCCGGCTGTCCCCGTTCGGGCACGTCGACCTTCAACTGATCGAGGGCCGGAACCTGCACACCGTCACGCAGGTCGTCGGCATCGACCTGTACGGCAAGCGGATCGCCGAGGACTACCAGCGCTACACCGCCGCGTGCGCCATCAGCGAGACCGCGGAGCGGCTGACCCCGGAGGAGCATGAGCCGTCACTGCGGATCTTCCAGCTGACCCTCGGCGCGCTCCGAGCGCTGGCCGACGGCGAGTACCCGCCCCCGCTGGTGCTGGACGCCTACCTGCTGCGCGCCATGAGCGCCGCCGGTTGGGCTCCCGCGTTGACCGAATGCGCGATCTGCGGTCGCGACGGACAACACCGTGCGTTCTCGGTGTCGGCGGGTGGCTGCGTGTGTCGAAACTGTCGCCCGGCCGGGTCGACCCATCCGGCCCCGGAGACGTTCTCGCTGCTGAAGGCACTGGTCAGCGGTGACTGGAAGAGCGCGACCGCTTCGGCGCAGCAGGTGCGAAACGAGGCCAGTGGATTGGTCTCGGCACACCTGCAATGGCATCTGGAACGATCGGTCCGGTCCCTGTCATACGTGCAACGGACCGAGTTGCGCTCCACCGAACCGTCCCTCACACAGCGGCGTTCCGCTGTCCCGAACGAAAGTCTGGAGAATCGTTGA
- a CDS encoding PhoH family protein — MSDQSSSTGAARPQAKITVGDPRTMVSLLGSADENLRFIERSVRADVHVRGDTITLTGAPKDIAEGERLFYELIALINQGEEISVDVVRRTAGMLATGEDTAGADLTQNIVSRRGRSIRPKTVGQKRYVDAIDSHTIVFGIGPAGTGKTYLAMAKAVQALQAKQINRIILTRPAVEAGERLGYLPGTLFEKIDPYLRPLYDALHDMIDPESIPRLIEAGTIEVAPLAYMRGRTLNDAFIILDEAQNTTAEQMKMFLTRLGFGSKVVVTGDVTQVDLPGGATSGLRIIREILQGVDDLHFAQLGSADVVRHQLVADIVDAYAKWDAGQRDGDGRDGDRGGRKPSRRR, encoded by the coding sequence ATGTCGGACCAATCGTCTTCTACGGGGGCGGCACGTCCCCAAGCGAAAATCACTGTCGGCGACCCCCGGACGATGGTCAGCCTGTTGGGTTCGGCGGATGAGAACCTCCGCTTCATCGAACGCAGCGTGCGCGCGGACGTACACGTGCGCGGCGACACGATCACGTTGACCGGTGCGCCCAAGGACATCGCCGAAGGTGAGCGACTGTTCTACGAGCTGATCGCGCTCATCAACCAGGGTGAGGAGATCAGCGTCGACGTCGTTCGGCGTACCGCCGGGATGCTCGCCACCGGCGAGGACACCGCCGGTGCCGACCTGACGCAGAACATCGTGTCCCGTCGGGGTCGCAGCATCCGCCCCAAGACCGTGGGGCAGAAGCGCTACGTCGACGCGATCGACAGCCACACCATCGTCTTCGGTATCGGTCCCGCCGGAACCGGCAAGACCTACCTGGCGATGGCCAAAGCGGTGCAGGCCCTGCAGGCCAAGCAGATCAACCGGATCATCCTGACCCGGCCGGCCGTGGAGGCCGGTGAACGGCTGGGCTACCTGCCGGGAACGCTCTTCGAGAAGATCGACCCGTACCTGCGGCCGCTCTACGACGCCCTGCACGACATGATCGACCCCGAATCGATCCCCAGGCTCATCGAGGCCGGGACCATCGAGGTTGCGCCGCTGGCCTACATGCGTGGTAGGACGTTGAATGATGCGTTCATCATCCTCGATGAGGCACAGAACACCACCGCCGAGCAGATGAAGATGTTCCTCACCCGGCTCGGATTCGGCTCCAAAGTGGTGGTCACCGGTGACGTCACCCAGGTGGACCTGCCCGGCGGTGCCACCAGCGGCCTGCGCATCATCCGCGAGATTCTTCAGGGTGTCGACGATCTGCACTTCGCCCAGCTGGGAAGCGCCGACGTCGTGCGGCACCAACTGGTCGCCGACATCGTCGACGCCTACGCCAAATGGGATGCCGGTCAACGCGATGGGGACGGCCGTGACGGAGACCGGGGCGGTCGGAAACCGTCCCGGCGTCGCTAG
- the era gene encoding GTPase Era codes for MDDTSVPFRAGFACFVGRPNAGKSTLTNAIIGSKIAITSNRPQTTRHVVRGILHRPNSQLILIDTPGLHKPKTLLGERLNDQVRQTWSEVDVVGLCIPADEPIGPGDRFISREIAELKAKVVAVVTKTDLVSRATLLKQLTAVNEMADFAEIVPVSAITGEQIEVLVDVLSKHLPESPQLYPDDMISDEPERVMIAELVREAALEGVRDELPHSIAVLIEDVEDEETDQGPRKKIYAEIYVERPSQKAIVIGKGGSRLRVVGTRARKEIAKLLDARVYLDLHVRVAKDWQRNPKYLQRLGF; via the coding sequence ATGGATGACACCTCGGTGCCGTTTAGGGCGGGATTCGCGTGTTTCGTGGGGCGGCCCAACGCGGGTAAGTCGACTCTGACCAACGCGATCATCGGATCGAAGATCGCGATCACCTCCAACCGACCGCAGACGACCCGGCACGTGGTGCGGGGGATCCTGCACCGGCCGAATTCGCAGTTGATCCTGATCGACACGCCGGGCCTGCACAAGCCGAAGACCCTGCTGGGTGAACGGTTGAACGATCAGGTTCGGCAGACCTGGAGCGAGGTCGACGTCGTCGGGTTGTGCATCCCGGCCGACGAACCGATCGGCCCGGGTGACCGGTTCATCTCGCGGGAGATCGCCGAGTTGAAGGCCAAGGTCGTCGCGGTGGTCACCAAGACCGACCTGGTCAGCCGGGCGACCCTGCTCAAGCAGCTCACCGCCGTCAACGAGATGGCCGACTTCGCCGAGATCGTCCCGGTCAGCGCGATCACCGGTGAGCAGATCGAGGTGCTGGTGGACGTGCTGTCGAAGCACCTGCCCGAGTCACCTCAGCTGTACCCCGACGACATGATCTCCGATGAACCCGAGCGCGTCATGATCGCCGAACTGGTGCGTGAGGCGGCGCTGGAGGGGGTTCGCGACGAACTCCCGCACTCCATCGCGGTGCTCATCGAGGACGTCGAGGACGAGGAGACCGACCAGGGGCCCCGCAAGAAGATCTACGCTGAGATCTATGTGGAGCGTCCGTCGCAGAAGGCGATCGTGATCGGCAAGGGCGGCTCGCGGTTGCGGGTGGTCGGTACCAGGGCCCGCAAGGAGATCGCGAAACTTCTGGACGCCCGGGTCTATCTCGATCTGCACGTTCGGGTCGCCAAGGACTGGCAACGCAACCCCAAGTACCTGCAGCGGCTCGGATTCTGA